The following are encoded in a window of Prevotella melaninogenica genomic DNA:
- a CDS encoding DUF6029 family protein: MKKLMMIGLLIGMSSISLCAQEESDKLRLSGSLQSDMLLAQKDSTIGAEATDGRFLTNTYLDLKLSSRYVEAGARLEYLKHPLPGYENDFKGWGVPYAYLKGRYKNAELTLGSFYEQFGSGFILRSYEERSLGIDNSLQGAQLNYRPWAGVAVKVLTGRQRRYWNHNKSWMTGADVEWNIDELFKTLQQHSTYITLGASYLNKHERDEVIMVDPTHRLHLPLNVNAFDMRLRVQHRAFNVLAEMAMKSQDPSHDNGYIYRNGYVAMLSGSYSKRGMSLLLQAKRSTNMGFRSRRGMEGISSFVNHLPPFTMEHTYTLAALYPYATRPEGEWAYQVAAAYTFQKGSLLGGKYGTTAKVNFSHVHSVRKNGAGDIGTDGYGSPFWAWGDATYYQDIDVQLEKRLAKDTKLNLMYMYQRYNQTLLEGHGGMLNSHIFVADVKQKLSPNTTLRVEGQYLVSKDGDKDWLFGLAELSLAPHWMFTLSDLYNVGDTRVHYYQGYVTYSGGAHRLQLGYGRTRAGFNCSGGVCRYIPATKGLTLSYNYNF, translated from the coding sequence ATGAAGAAATTGATGATGATAGGACTGCTTATTGGTATGAGTAGTATATCTCTTTGTGCACAAGAGGAGTCCGATAAATTACGCCTTTCTGGAAGTCTTCAGAGCGATATGCTGTTGGCTCAAAAGGACAGTACGATAGGTGCTGAGGCTACAGATGGTCGTTTCTTGACGAACACTTATCTCGACTTAAAGCTATCGAGCCGTTATGTTGAGGCTGGTGCAAGACTGGAGTATTTGAAGCATCCGCTTCCGGGATATGAGAATGACTTTAAGGGTTGGGGTGTCCCTTATGCTTACTTGAAAGGTCGTTACAAGAATGCGGAGCTTACCTTGGGTAGTTTCTATGAGCAGTTTGGCTCAGGTTTCATCCTCCGTTCGTACGAAGAACGTAGCTTGGGAATTGACAATTCTCTGCAAGGTGCGCAATTGAACTATCGCCCTTGGGCTGGTGTTGCAGTGAAGGTATTGACTGGTCGTCAACGTCGATATTGGAATCACAACAAGAGTTGGATGACTGGTGCTGATGTTGAATGGAATATTGACGAGTTGTTTAAAACTCTTCAACAGCATAGTACGTATATAACCTTAGGTGCTTCCTATCTTAATAAACATGAGAGAGACGAGGTGATAATGGTTGATCCAACCCATCGTTTGCACCTTCCGCTTAATGTCAATGCCTTTGATATGCGTTTGCGTGTGCAGCATCGCGCTTTTAATGTATTGGCAGAGATGGCAATGAAATCGCAAGATCCTTCTCATGATAATGGTTATATCTATCGTAATGGTTACGTTGCAATGCTTTCGGGTTCCTATTCAAAGCGCGGAATGAGTCTGCTTCTGCAGGCAAAACGCAGTACGAATATGGGTTTCCGTAGCCGTAGAGGAATGGAAGGAATCTCTTCTTTTGTCAATCATCTGCCCCCATTTACGATGGAACATACCTATACTTTGGCAGCACTTTATCCTTATGCCACACGTCCAGAGGGTGAGTGGGCATATCAGGTAGCAGCTGCCTATACCTTTCAAAAAGGTTCTTTGTTAGGTGGTAAGTATGGAACGACAGCAAAGGTGAACTTCTCACATGTTCATTCCGTGCGTAAGAATGGTGCAGGTGACATCGGAACAGATGGTTATGGCAGTCCGTTCTGGGCATGGGGAGACGCTACTTATTATCAAGATATTGATGTACAGTTGGAGAAGCGACTTGCTAAAGATACGAAACTCAATCTGATGTATATGTATCAACGTTACAATCAGACATTACTCGAGGGGCATGGAGGAATGCTCAATTCGCATATCTTTGTGGCAGATGTCAAACAGAAGCTTTCGCCTAACACAACGTTGCGTGTAGAAGGACAGTATCTTGTATCGAAAGATGGCGATAAGGATTGGTTGTTTGGACTGGCTGAGCTGTCGCTTGCACCACATTGGATGTTTACATTGAGCGACCTCTATAATGTTGGTGATACTCGGGTGCATTACTACCAAGGTTATGTAACCTATAGCGGGGGTGCACATCGACTGCAATTAGGCTATGGTCGTACACGTGCAGGCTTTAACTGTTCGGGTGGTGTATGTCGTTATATCCCAGCAACAAAGGGCTTAACACTCTCTTATAATTATAACTTCTGA
- a CDS encoding TlpA family protein disulfide reductase, which translates to MNKLFLSLSLLLISFAAAAQDRLPKVMLKDIEGKTVQTDTISNNSKPLIIAFFATWCKPCNRELTSIDEVYDDWQQETGVRLVAVSIDQAQNVNKVKPMVDQNGWRYDVLLDPNGEFRRSLGIQSVPYTVLLDGQGKIVYKHNGYTDGAEVELYKKVKEAAGK; encoded by the coding sequence ATGAATAAACTATTTTTGTCCCTTAGTTTGTTGTTGATTAGCTTTGCAGCGGCTGCACAAGACCGTCTGCCTAAAGTAATGCTCAAAGACATAGAAGGGAAAACCGTACAAACCGACACTATTTCTAATAATAGCAAGCCCCTTATTATAGCTTTCTTTGCTACTTGGTGTAAGCCCTGCAATCGTGAACTCACAAGTATTGATGAAGTTTACGACGATTGGCAGCAAGAAACGGGTGTCCGACTCGTAGCTGTGTCTATTGATCAGGCACAGAATGTTAATAAGGTGAAGCCAATGGTCGACCAGAATGGCTGGCGTTATGATGTTTTGCTCGACCCTAATGGTGAGTTTCGTCGCTCGTTAGGTATTCAGTCTGTTCCTTATACCGTGTTGCTTGACGGACAGGGTAAGATTGTTTATAAGCACAACGGCTATACTGATGGTGCTGAAGTAGAGCTATATAAAAAGGTGAAAGAAGCGGCAGGTAAGTAA
- a CDS encoding TonB-dependent receptor plug domain-containing protein has translation MKQKTIILSVLACLLPATMWADELPDSIYKCLELEQVVVTGTRTPKLLANTPVLTELITSDDIMKTDATNLRDVLQQVIPGVEFSYAMNQQVHMNFSGFGGQSMLILVDGERLAGETMDDVDFTRIGMDNVDHIEIVKGAASALYGSNAAGGVINIITKKKPNPCALNLNMRFGRHNEQRYGMAWQYARGKWNNLLTVNRNSSDNFNVNNGPNPITRVVSTIYGDAVWNFKEQLTYLLNDKLRLTGRAGYFYRQLVRTSEVPERYRDFSGGLRGTWTPDLYNSVDVSYAFDQYDKSDYQRITRLDIRDYSNVQNSLRMLYNHTFEGENVLSVGADYMHDYLFNTNLEGRIRKQDSFDAFAQYDWNINPKWEVVGALRYDYFSDGHISRLTPKVSARYQPIHNLNVRLSYGMGFRAPTLKEKYYNFDMSGIWIVEGNASLKPEVSQNFNASVDYTKGHYNFTVSAYCNRIENKIATGAPYYKNPSDVVPHLPYINLNHYIVSGGEATAQARWTNGITARYSYAYTHERLPKDKNDKAVNNQYIPARKHSMTGHIDWDHQWTKNYGTNIGLDGRFLSAVDNEEFVDYYDISKGIKTIHYPAYALFKLSLVQRISKSVKVSVILDNIFNYKPEYYYLNCPLTDGTNLMIGMSVDVDKLF, from the coding sequence ATGAAACAAAAAACCATTATACTTTCAGTTCTTGCCTGTCTGCTTCCTGCAACGATGTGGGCAGATGAATTGCCTGATTCCATTTATAAATGCTTAGAATTAGAGCAGGTAGTAGTGACGGGAACACGTACACCGAAGCTACTTGCCAATACCCCTGTGTTGACGGAACTCATCACATCTGATGATATTATGAAGACAGATGCCACCAATCTGCGTGATGTTTTGCAACAGGTAATACCAGGTGTTGAGTTCTCTTACGCTATGAATCAGCAAGTGCACATGAACTTCTCTGGCTTTGGTGGACAGAGTATGTTGATTCTTGTGGATGGTGAACGACTTGCTGGTGAGACGATGGACGATGTCGACTTCACTCGTATTGGTATGGATAATGTTGACCATATCGAGATTGTGAAAGGTGCTGCTTCAGCTCTTTATGGCTCTAATGCTGCTGGTGGAGTTATCAATATCATCACCAAGAAAAAGCCAAATCCATGCGCACTTAACTTGAATATGCGCTTTGGTCGCCACAATGAACAGCGTTATGGGATGGCGTGGCAGTACGCAAGGGGGAAGTGGAATAACTTGCTTACGGTCAATAGGAATAGTTCTGACAACTTCAATGTAAACAATGGACCTAATCCAATCACACGTGTAGTTTCAACTATCTATGGTGATGCTGTTTGGAACTTTAAGGAACAGCTTACTTATCTGTTGAATGATAAGCTTCGTTTGACAGGACGTGCAGGTTATTTCTATCGCCAGTTAGTACGTACATCAGAAGTGCCAGAACGCTATCGTGACTTTTCGGGTGGTCTTCGTGGAACATGGACACCAGACCTCTACAATAGTGTGGACGTCTCTTATGCTTTTGATCAGTATGATAAGTCAGACTATCAGCGCATTACTCGTCTTGACATCCGCGATTATTCAAATGTTCAGAATAGTCTTCGTATGCTGTATAATCACACTTTTGAAGGGGAAAACGTCCTCTCTGTGGGTGCAGATTATATGCATGATTATCTCTTCAATACCAACTTAGAGGGTCGAATTCGTAAGCAAGATTCTTTTGATGCCTTTGCACAATACGACTGGAATATCAATCCGAAGTGGGAAGTTGTGGGTGCTTTGCGTTACGACTACTTCTCTGATGGGCATATCTCACGCCTAACTCCGAAGGTGAGCGCACGTTATCAGCCTATACATAACTTAAACGTTCGTCTCAGTTATGGTATGGGTTTCCGTGCACCTACGTTGAAAGAGAAGTACTATAACTTTGATATGTCGGGAATATGGATTGTTGAAGGTAACGCATCTTTGAAGCCAGAGGTAAGTCAGAACTTCAATGCTTCGGTTGATTATACAAAGGGGCACTATAACTTTACGGTAAGTGCTTATTGCAATCGAATAGAAAATAAGATTGCTACTGGTGCACCTTATTACAAGAATCCATCGGATGTTGTACCACATCTTCCTTATATCAACCTAAATCATTACATTGTTAGTGGTGGAGAAGCTACGGCACAGGCACGTTGGACAAATGGTATCACGGCTCGTTATAGCTATGCTTATACCCACGAACGTTTGCCAAAGGATAAGAATGATAAGGCTGTAAACAATCAGTATATACCTGCCCGCAAACACTCTATGACAGGTCATATAGATTGGGACCATCAGTGGACGAAGAATTATGGTACGAACATCGGACTTGATGGTCGTTTCCTTTCCGCTGTTGATAATGAGGAGTTTGTTGATTATTATGACATCTCTAAGGGTATAAAAACTATTCATTATCCAGCCTATGCTCTCTTCAAACTCTCTTTGGTGCAGCGTATCAGTAAGAGTGTGAAGGTAAGTGTAATTCTTGATAACATCTTTAATTATAAACCAGAATATTATTATTTGAATTGTCCATTGACTGATGGAACAAATCTTATGATAGGAATGTCTGTTGATGTTGATAAACTATTTTAA
- a CDS encoding HmuY family protein, with protein MHRVFRPISILAGCAIMMMVTACNGIFDDIYDEAPATPSVTTEGQLLVNASSWRDWYYVDFDSLQMYIERKDTAGLLKAQTNFTHYAIPTSLTSGSGDGKTGMYTYWFDVFGKGISVNEKRGFTATDAQPEPQSWSIAFHRNNVRTNGGAVLETKYTSLNELPKNSSYFLGATFQEDEWTENEVWEDQSQMLMSLIGCQGIRINKVLSSWLKIEIPPMPPSFTMNSHVFILRLKNGKYAALQLENYIGTDGIKCWLRINYKYPY; from the coding sequence ATGCACAGAGTATTTCGCCCTATTTCTATCCTTGCAGGCTGTGCCATTATGATGATGGTGACAGCCTGCAACGGCATTTTTGACGATATATATGATGAGGCTCCAGCTACTCCAAGTGTGACAACGGAGGGTCAACTGCTTGTTAATGCCTCCAGTTGGAGGGACTGGTATTATGTTGACTTTGACTCTTTACAGATGTATATCGAGCGTAAAGACACAGCAGGATTGCTTAAGGCACAGACGAACTTCACGCATTATGCCATCCCAACGAGTCTGACATCGGGTAGTGGTGATGGGAAAACGGGTATGTACACTTACTGGTTTGATGTCTTCGGAAAAGGTATCTCGGTAAATGAAAAGCGTGGCTTTACTGCTACTGATGCGCAGCCTGAACCACAGTCGTGGAGCATTGCCTTTCATCGTAACAATGTAAGGACGAACGGTGGTGCCGTACTTGAAACGAAATACACCTCTTTGAATGAGCTTCCAAAGAATAGTTCCTATTTCTTAGGAGCAACATTCCAAGAAGATGAATGGACAGAAAACGAGGTTTGGGAGGACCAGTCACAGATGCTTATGAGTCTGATTGGCTGTCAAGGAATACGTATCAATAAGGTACTATCGTCTTGGTTGAAAATCGAAATACCCCCAATGCCACCATCTTTTACCATGAATAGTCATGTCTTTATCCTTCGTCTGAAGAATGGGAAGTATGCTGCTCTGCAGTTGGAGAACTATATTGGTACCGATGGTATCAAATGTTGGTTAAGAATCAATTATAAATATCCATATTAA
- a CDS encoding calycin-like domain-containing protein yields the protein MKKIFTLVIVSFLSALAVQAQSLKVTKTDGSVVTYNASDISKIEFLPSETPSQPKLIHEYAGYLTVKNRVLDNVRFDTGAKIKVLQDGGKFLAEFSDTQWGTGSFVITMANHAINGTGKMKIANPNGGGAAKEYDATMSGSMREIKITIPSLMGGTDITWHYVEASAASKVAGSYTGTTSLLVGPAYGPYDASNVSYKITANEDGTINVTTPTESYAGIMMVGNLTIDSYTVKNLSYDEATHSFIRDYSSDGLKVHLKSEGGLMSLNKDYAFESPSKIIVKLDENGTLTITNSYRLTHMPLSISATYTGKKAK from the coding sequence ATGAAAAAGATCTTTACTTTAGTAATCGTATCTTTCTTGAGTGCACTCGCAGTACAGGCGCAGTCATTAAAGGTAACAAAAACTGATGGTAGCGTTGTAACTTATAACGCATCAGATATTTCAAAGATTGAGTTCTTGCCAAGTGAAACCCCTTCACAACCAAAGTTGATACACGAGTATGCAGGCTATTTGACTGTAAAGAACAGAGTACTCGACAATGTTCGTTTTGACACAGGTGCTAAGATTAAGGTGTTGCAGGACGGTGGTAAGTTCCTTGCAGAGTTCTCCGATACTCAGTGGGGTACTGGTTCTTTCGTGATAACCATGGCTAATCACGCCATTAATGGTACTGGTAAAATGAAGATTGCGAACCCAAATGGTGGTGGCGCAGCGAAGGAATATGATGCTACGATGAGTGGTTCGATGAGAGAAATTAAGATAACAATCCCATCACTCATGGGTGGTACTGATATTACTTGGCATTATGTTGAGGCTTCAGCAGCGTCTAAGGTGGCAGGAAGTTATACTGGTACGACCTCTTTGTTGGTAGGACCAGCCTATGGACCTTATGATGCAAGTAACGTATCTTATAAGATTACTGCTAACGAGGATGGTACCATCAATGTAACAACACCTACAGAGAGTTATGCAGGAATTATGATGGTGGGTAACTTAACGATAGATTCATATACCGTAAAGAATCTTTCTTACGATGAAGCAACTCACAGCTTTATTCGTGATTATAGCAGTGATGGTCTTAAGGTACATCTTAAGTCTGAAGGAGGTCTGATGAGTCTTAATAAAGACTATGCTTTCGAGTCACCAAGTAAGATTATTGTTAAACTTGATGAGAATGGGACTTTGACAATTACAAATAGCTATAGGCTTACACATATGCCACTCTCAATCTCAGCAACATATACTGGTAAAAAGGCTAAGTAA
- a CDS encoding DUF58 domain-containing protein, which yields MFLTKRFYFILASLTLLAGFGYVFPQLFMGAKILLFIFAAMVVVDAVMLYHRRGITAKRTCSERFSNGDKNVVKISLESKYSFPVWLTVIDEAPEVFQRRDISYKSHLTAMGNNTIRYTLRPMKRGVYSFGKIRCFTRTVLGLVERRYTLGNAEDVKVYPSYMMLNRYELLAISNNLTEMGIKRIRRAGNNTEFEQIKDYVKGDEYRSINWKASARRNQLMVNVYRDERSQQIFSVIDKGRVMQQSFRGMTLLDYSINASLVLSYVAMRRDDKAGLITFADRMDTFVAPSKQTGQMQLLLESLYAQETKFGESDFSGLCANVHKQVSKRSLFVIYTNFSGMTALNRQLAYLKLLSQWHRVLVVFFEDAEMNDYIRSPKHSTEEYYQHVIAEKFANEKRLIVSTLRQHGIYSVLTTPEKLSIDVINKYLEMKQRQILT from the coding sequence ATGTTCCTTACTAAAAGGTTTTATTTTATATTAGCAAGCCTTACCCTGCTCGCAGGCTTTGGTTATGTGTTCCCACAGCTTTTCATGGGTGCAAAGATACTTCTCTTTATCTTTGCTGCTATGGTTGTGGTCGATGCTGTTATGCTCTATCATCGTCGTGGGATAACAGCGAAGCGAACCTGTTCAGAACGTTTCTCTAATGGCGATAAGAATGTTGTCAAGATAAGTTTAGAAAGTAAGTATTCCTTCCCTGTGTGGCTGACGGTAATAGATGAGGCTCCAGAGGTGTTCCAACGGAGAGACATAAGCTATAAGAGTCATCTAACAGCGATGGGTAATAATACGATTCGTTATACGCTCAGACCGATGAAGCGTGGCGTCTACTCCTTTGGTAAGATTCGTTGCTTCACACGTACAGTCTTAGGACTTGTCGAACGTCGTTATACGTTGGGTAACGCAGAAGACGTTAAGGTCTATCCTTCTTATATGATGCTGAATCGCTATGAGCTTCTTGCGATAAGCAATAACCTTACCGAAATGGGTATAAAGCGTATACGTCGGGCAGGTAACAACACTGAGTTTGAGCAGATAAAAGACTATGTGAAAGGCGATGAATACCGAAGTATAAACTGGAAGGCAAGTGCACGTCGCAATCAGTTGATGGTGAATGTCTATCGTGATGAGCGTTCTCAGCAGATATTCTCGGTTATTGATAAGGGACGTGTTATGCAGCAATCGTTCCGTGGAATGACGCTTCTCGACTATAGTATCAATGCTTCTTTGGTGTTGTCATACGTTGCCATGCGCCGTGATGATAAGGCTGGCTTGATAACCTTTGCAGATAGAATGGACACGTTTGTTGCTCCTTCGAAGCAAACTGGTCAGATGCAACTTCTCTTAGAGTCACTTTACGCACAGGAAACGAAGTTTGGCGAAAGTGATTTTAGTGGTTTGTGTGCCAATGTACATAAACAAGTTAGCAAGCGAAGTCTGTTCGTTATTTACACAAACTTCTCTGGTATGACAGCTCTCAATCGTCAGTTGGCTTACTTGAAGTTGCTTAGTCAGTGGCATCGTGTGCTCGTTGTCTTCTTTGAAGATGCAGAGATGAATGATTATATTCGTTCTCCGAAACACTCAACAGAGGAATATTACCAGCATGTTATTGCTGAGAAGTTTGCTAATGAAAAGCGTTTGATAGTATCAACACTGCGTCAGCATGGTATCTATAGTGTTTTGACAACGCCAGAAAAACTCAGTATTGATGTTATCAATAAATACTTGGAAATGAAGCAAAGACAGATCTTAACATAG
- a CDS encoding AAA family ATPase — protein MEEYKEERTDLAAFSEKVMQLRGEISKVVVGQQEAVALLLTAILADGHVLIEGVPGVAKTLLARLMSRLIDARFSRIQFTPDLMPSDVLGTTVFNMKTSEFDFHEGPVFSDLVLVDEINRAPAKTQAALFEVMEERQVTIDGTTHPMSDVYTIIATQNPVEQEGTYRLPEAQLDRFLFKISMGYPSIDEEMNILKCHQEKRNLIKLEDVKPILTIDELLQMRRKLDTVYIEESLLRYITNIVQQTRTSKAVYLGASPRASVAMLNAAKASALLGGRDFVTPEDIKFVTPSILQHRLILTAEAEMEGYTPLKVAQKLIDKVEVPK, from the coding sequence ATGGAAGAGTATAAAGAAGAAAGAACCGACCTTGCTGCATTCAGTGAAAAGGTGATGCAGTTGCGAGGAGAGATAAGTAAGGTTGTTGTTGGACAGCAGGAAGCAGTTGCCTTGTTGTTAACAGCGATTCTTGCAGATGGTCATGTGCTGATAGAAGGTGTGCCTGGTGTTGCTAAGACCTTGTTGGCACGATTGATGTCTCGCCTGATAGATGCGCGTTTTAGCCGTATTCAATTCACGCCAGACCTCATGCCAAGTGATGTACTCGGTACGACAGTCTTCAATATGAAGACCTCTGAGTTCGACTTCCATGAAGGTCCTGTGTTCTCTGATCTCGTCCTTGTCGATGAAATCAACCGTGCTCCTGCAAAGACGCAGGCTGCCCTTTTCGAGGTAATGGAGGAACGTCAGGTGACGATTGATGGTACAACTCATCCTATGAGCGATGTTTATACAATCATTGCGACACAGAACCCAGTAGAGCAGGAAGGTACTTATCGTCTACCAGAGGCGCAACTCGACCGTTTCCTCTTTAAGATAAGCATGGGCTATCCTTCTATTGATGAGGAAATGAATATCCTTAAGTGTCATCAGGAGAAGCGGAATCTTATCAAGTTGGAGGATGTTAAGCCAATACTTACTATTGACGAACTGTTGCAGATGCGTAGGAAACTGGATACTGTATATATTGAGGAGAGCCTCCTACGCTATATTACAAATATTGTTCAGCAGACTCGTACTTCAAAGGCTGTCTATCTCGGTGCCAGTCCACGTGCCTCTGTGGCTATGCTCAATGCTGCTAAGGCTTCAGCTTTGTTGGGTGGTCGCGACTTTGTAACACCCGAAGATATCAAGTTTGTTACGCCAAGTATTCTTCAACATCGTCTCATCCTCACTGCTGAGGCTGAAATGGAGGGATATACCCCATTGAAGGTTGCACAGAAGTTGATTGACAAGGTCGAAGTACCTAAGTAA
- a CDS encoding DUF4350 domain-containing protein codes for MNKRFWFFVAGFLVFVFLLEWNAPSKFVWEPTFNHYDKQPFGCAVFDSLMEKSVPAKYEVTKKTIAQLERDGYGKKPHAFLIQTVSFRPSATDIRALDRLLKAGNKVFIAASSIEPDSLYPDLQVAINGQYGFSPMEVTSSIVNQSIPYDTLVWSQQLPYQEKEYAVYAAMAGNNVTVEGKAVCDTLVSSWLSAEESDSTDGYWLAHMVRVKRGKGELFVSCGPLLMTNYGILDTQTNGLIFRMMSQFRGLPIVRTEAYGPETEYETDTPLRFWLQNEPLRWAIYLTLGGLLLFCMFYARRRQRVIPVVEEPANRSLEFVKLIGTLYHQKHINRDLLQKKYGYFAETLRRMTMIDVEDIESRKENIAQIAIRTGMPEAEVRMIFDRVDRYLQGDDELKDAALRKAIDGMDMIINKL; via the coding sequence ATGAACAAGCGCTTTTGGTTCTTCGTAGCTGGCTTCCTTGTCTTTGTCTTTCTATTAGAGTGGAATGCGCCTTCAAAGTTTGTTTGGGAGCCTACCTTTAATCATTACGATAAGCAACCATTTGGTTGTGCGGTGTTCGACTCGCTGATGGAGAAGTCTGTTCCTGCTAAGTATGAGGTGACAAAGAAAACAATAGCACAGTTGGAACGTGACGGATATGGTAAGAAACCGCACGCCTTCTTAATTCAAACAGTTAGTTTTCGTCCTTCTGCAACAGATATTCGTGCGCTGGATAGACTGTTGAAAGCTGGTAATAAGGTGTTTATTGCAGCGTCTTCTATTGAACCTGATTCCCTATACCCTGATTTGCAGGTAGCTATTAATGGGCAATATGGGTTCTCTCCTATGGAGGTTACGTCCTCAATTGTGAATCAGTCAATTCCTTATGATACCTTAGTTTGGTCTCAACAGTTGCCTTATCAGGAGAAAGAATACGCTGTCTATGCCGCGATGGCTGGTAATAATGTTACAGTAGAAGGGAAGGCAGTGTGCGATACTTTGGTTAGCAGTTGGCTTTCAGCGGAGGAATCTGATTCTACAGATGGCTATTGGTTGGCACATATGGTTAGAGTGAAGCGAGGAAAGGGTGAACTCTTTGTATCTTGTGGTCCATTGTTAATGACCAATTATGGTATCCTTGATACGCAGACTAATGGTCTCATCTTCCGTATGATGTCCCAATTCCGAGGCTTGCCAATTGTTCGTACTGAGGCATATGGACCTGAGACAGAATATGAAACAGATACTCCACTGCGCTTTTGGCTACAAAATGAGCCTCTCCGATGGGCTATCTATCTTACTTTAGGAGGGTTATTACTCTTCTGTATGTTCTATGCACGTAGACGACAACGCGTTATCCCAGTGGTAGAGGAACCAGCAAATCGTTCGTTAGAGTTCGTGAAGTTGATTGGTACCCTTTATCATCAGAAGCATATCAATCGTGACTTGCTGCAGAAGAAGTATGGTTATTTTGCCGAGACCTTACGTCGTATGACGATGATAGATGTCGAAGATATCGAGTCAAGGAAGGAGAACATAGCACAGATAGCCATTCGAACAGGAATGCCAGAGGCTGAAGTGCGAATGATATTTGACCGTGTTGACCGTTATTTGCAGGGTGATGATGAACTGAAAGATGCTGCTCTGCGAAAGGCAATAGACGGTATGGATATGATAATCAATAAGCTATAA
- a CDS encoding DUF4129 domain-containing protein, with translation MLQPLSDTLSCDSALLHQYRADEAYNYARELQAPELDWWDWLMSKIGEFLSDLFSIQGKGDFRIVIYIVIALAFIALIAFILYRYQFKLFGRAGKVTNENDEEDNIYGVDFEAVYAKAMAQKDYYKAVRIVYLRTLRWLSDGNKISWQLYKTPTQYTREYLSVEFERMTTAFMRVRYGNYQASEELVGLLIDLESKIKKGGKE, from the coding sequence ATGTTACAGCCATTAAGTGATACTTTGTCGTGTGATTCAGCGTTACTTCATCAGTATCGTGCTGATGAAGCGTACAACTATGCGCGAGAGTTACAGGCACCTGAACTTGATTGGTGGGATTGGCTGATGTCAAAGATAGGTGAGTTCCTCTCTGATCTATTTAGTATTCAGGGCAAGGGGGACTTCCGTATCGTAATATACATTGTTATTGCACTTGCTTTTATTGCCCTAATCGCCTTCATCTTATACCGTTATCAATTCAAACTCTTTGGTAGAGCAGGTAAGGTGACGAATGAAAACGATGAAGAAGACAATATCTACGGTGTAGACTTTGAGGCTGTTTATGCCAAAGCAATGGCACAGAAGGATTATTATAAGGCTGTAAGAATTGTTTATCTGCGTACACTTCGTTGGTTATCAGATGGTAATAAGATTAGTTGGCAGCTCTATAAGACGCCAACTCAATACACTCGTGAGTATCTATCTGTAGAATTTGAAAGAATGACTACAGCTTTTATGCGTGTAAGATATGGTAATTATCAAGCGTCTGAAGAACTTGTAGGACTACTGATAGACTTAGAAAGTAAGATAAAGAAAGGAGGTAAGGAATGA